In Hevea brasiliensis isolate MT/VB/25A 57/8 chromosome 13, ASM3005281v1, whole genome shotgun sequence, a single genomic region encodes these proteins:
- the LOC110642928 gene encoding chaperone protein dnaJ 49, whose translation MDGNKDDALKCLKIGKDALESGDRTRALKFITKARRLDPTLPVDDLLSSIDKDSSPDQTAASTNGPTGTTTNESKVRQRVPSTGSSSSASASATASSSSATYTEEQITIMRQIKKKKDYYDILGLEKTCSVEDVRKAYRKLSLKVHPDKNKAPGAEEAFKAVSKAFQCLSNEESRKKYDLTGSDEPVYERRAPRHHGGQGGYNGYNDDFDPDEIFRQFFFGGMPPATTQFRSFNFGGGMGPRTADNASGFNVRALIQLLPVLVILLLNFLPSSEPLYSLSRSYPYEYRFTTQKGVNFYVKSTKFEQDYPPGSQERATLEGKVERDYASVLAQNCRFELQRQQWGFIRETPHCEMLQKFQSGASAA comes from the coding sequence ATGGATGGGAACAAAGACGACgccttgaaatgcttgaaaatcgGTAAGGACGCACTAGAATCCGGTGATAGAACTCGTGCTCTGAAGTTCATTACCAAAGCTCGCCGCCTAGATCCTACTCTCCCCGTCGACGATCTCTTATCGTCAATAGATAAGGATTCGTCTCCCGATCAAACGGCTGCGAGTACTAATGGACCCACCGGCACCACAACCAATGAATCTAAAGTTCGCCAAAGGGTTCCCTCAACTGGGTCGTCTtcatctgcctctgcctctgccacTGCCTCATCGTCCTCAGCCACGTATACTGAGGAGCAAATCACTATCATGAGGCAaatcaagaagaagaaagattattATGACATTTTGGGATTGGAGAAAACTTGCTCTGTTGAAGATGTTCGAAAAGCGTATAGGAAATTATCCCTTAAAGTCCATCCTGATAAGAACAAGGCGCCCGGAGCTGAAGAAGCTTTTAAAGCTGTCTCCAAGGCATTCCAGTGTCTTAGCAATGAAGAAAGCCGGAAGAAGTATGATCTGACCGGGAGTGACGAGCCTGTTTATGAGAGGCGGGCTCCAAGGCATCATGGAGGGCAGGGAGGATACAATGGATATAATGATGATTTTGATCCGGATGAGATTTTCAGGCAATTCTTCTTTGGAGGAATGCCGCCTGCGACTACCCAATTCAGAAGTTTCAATTTCGGGGGAGGCATGGGGCCGAGAACAGCTGATAATGCATCTGGGTTTAATGTGCGTGCATTGATTCAGCTGCTGCCTGTTCTTGTCATCTTGCTTTTGAACTTTCTGCCGTCTTCAGAGCCACTTTACTCGCTCTCCAGGTCATATCCTTATGAGTACAGGTTCACTACTCAGAAAGGCGTTAATTTTTATGTGAAGAGTACCAAATTTGAGCAGGATTATCCACCGGGTAGCCAGGAAAGGGCAACATTGGAAGGGAAAGTGGAGAGGGATTATGCGTCTGTTCTTGCACAGAATTGCAGATTTGAGTTGCAGAGGCAGCAGTGGGGTTTTATACGGGAGACGCCTCATTGTGAAATGTTGCAGAAGTTTCAGTCTGGGGCCTCAGCAGCCTGA
- the LOC110642919 gene encoding chaperone protein dnaJ 49-like, which yields MDGNTTNESKVRQRVPSTGSYSSASASASSSSATYTEEQITIVRQIKRKKDYYDILGLEKTCSVEDVRKAYRKLSLKVHPDKNKAPGAEEAFKAVSKAFQCLSNEESRKKYDLIGSDEPVYERRAPWPHGWQGEYNGYYDYFDPDEIFRQFFFGGMPPASTQFRTADNAFGFIMHALIHLLPVLVILLVNFLPSSEPLYSLSMSHPYEYKGVNFFTLYATFMVFILILQLLWYIF from the coding sequence ATGGATGGGAACACAACCAATGAATCTAAAGTTCGCCAGAGGGTTCCCTCAACTGGGTCGTATTCATCTGCCTCTGCCAGTGCCTCATCGTCCTCAGCCACGTATACAGAAGAGCAAATCACTATCGTGAGGCAAATCAAGAGGAAGAAAGATTATTATGATATTTTGGGATTGGAGAAAACTTGCTCAGTTGAAGATGTTCGAAAAGCATATAGGAAATTATCCCTTAAAGTCCATCCTGATAAGAACAAGGCGCCCGGAGCTGAAGAAGCTTTTAAAGCTGTCTCCAAGGCATTCCAGTGTCTTAGCAATGAAGAAAGCCGGAAGAAGTATGATCTGATCGGGAGTGACGAGCCTGTTTATGAGAGACGCGCTCCATGGCCTCATGGATGGCAGGGAGAATACAATGGGTATTATGATTATTTTGATCCGGACGAGATTTTCAGGCAATTCTTCTTTGGAGGAATGCCGCCTGCAAGTACCCAATTCAGAACTGCTGATAATGCATTTGGCTTTATCATGCATGCATTGATTCACCTGCTGCCTGTTCTCGTCATCTTGCTTGTGAACTTTTTGCCGTCTTCAGAGCCACTGTATTCGCTCTCCATGTCACATCCTTATGAGTACAAAGGGGTTAATTTTTTTACCCTGTATGCAACTTTTATggtatttattttgattttacaACTTCTATGGtatatattttga